The genomic stretch TCAGCCAGGGTGAAGCTCTGCGCCGCTTGAAGCAGTACGGCAGCAACGAGCTTGCCGAAAAGAAGACGAATCAGATTCTGAAGTTTCTGACCTATTTCTGGGGACCAATTCCCTGGATGATTGAAGCAGCCGTGGTTCTTTCCGCGCTGGCCCAGCATTGGCCCGACTTCGCCATCATCCTGCTGCTGCTTCTTGCCAACGCTGGGATTGGCTTCTGGGAAGAGCACCAGGCCGGCAATGCCATCGCGGCACTGAAAGCCAAGCTGGCCATCAAGGCCCAGGTGAAACGCGATGGCCAGTGGACCTCCGTGGAGTCACGTGAACTGGTGCCGGGCGACGTCATCCATGTACGCCTCGGCGACATCGTGCCGGCGGATGCCCGCCTGCTGGATGGGGAGCCGCTGCAAGTCGATCAATCTGCCCTGACGGGAGAATCGTTGCCAGCCACGCGCCGATGCGGTGAAGCCGTGTTCTCGGGATCGATCATTCGCCGGGGTGAAATCGATGCGATGGTCTATGCCACAGGTGCGAACACCTACTTCGGCAAAACAGCGGAGTTGGTGCAGGCTGCTCACAGCGTCAGCCATTTCCAACAAGCCGTTCTGAAGATCGGAAATGTCCTGATCCTGCTGGCACTGGCTTTGGTCACGGTGATCATTGCCGTGGCGGTGTTGCGCGGCGACCCCCTACTCACCACCCTTCAGTTCGCCCTGGTGTTGACCGTTGCCGCGATCCCCGTGGCCATGCCCACGGTGCTCTCAGTGACCATGGCTGTGGGGGCGCGCCAGTTGACGATGAGAGGGGCGATCGTGACGCGGCTGGCGGCGATCGAGGAATTGGCTGGGGTGGATGTGCTCTGCTCGGACAAAACCGGCACGCTGACCAAGAACGCTCTGACCCTTGGCGATCCCTTCAGCGTGGATTCATCGGCCGTTGCCAGTGGGCCGGACCTGGTGATCTTCACCGCGGCCCTGGCGTCGCGAGCTGACAACAAGGATCCGATCGACCGGGCTGTGCTTGATGGACTCAGTGAGGGCCAGAGTCTGGAGGACTACCAGGTGGTTCATTTCCAGTCTTTCGACCCGGTGCATAAGCGAACTGAAGCCACCGTCAGGGGGCTGGATGGAGTGGCCTTCAAGGTCTCCAAGGGCGCCCCGCAGGTGATTCTGGCGTTGTCAGCCAATGCTGCCCAGGTGAAGACCGCCGTCGAGCGCGCAATCAACGGGTTTGCTGCACGGGGCTTCCGCTCACTGGGAGTGGCCCGCACGGATGCGGAAGACCAATGGCAGTTTCTCGGTGTCCTTCCCCTGTTTGATCCTCCTCGAGAGGAAGCCAAGGCGACCATCGCGACCGCGCTCCAGATGGGCGTGAAGACCAAGATGGTGACGGGTGATCAGTTACCGATCGCCCAAGAAACAGCCGAGAACCTGGGGATGGGCTCCCTGATCCTCGATGCCAGTGTTTTCGGAACCACGACGACCCAGCCATCGGAGCAGCTGGCGCAGTCGATCGAGAAGGCGGATGGCTTCGCCCAGGTGTTTCCTGAGCACAAGTTTCAGATTGTGGATGTCCTCCAGCGGCACGGCCACATCGTCGGCATGACCGGTGATGGGGTCAACGATGCACCCGCGCTGAAAAAGGCCGACTGCGGCATCGCCGTTGCGGATGCAACGGATGCGGCGCGCGGCGCGGCCTCCATCGTGCTGATGACACCGGGACTGTCCGTGATTGTCGAGGCCATCAAGACGAGCCGCAAAATCTTCCAGAGGATGAACAGCTATGCGATCTATCGCATCGCCGAAACACTGCGTGTGCTGTTCTTCATGACGCTTTCGATCCTGGCCTTTAATTTCTATCCTGTGACGGCCGTGATGATCGTGATGCTGGCCCTGCTCAACGACGGCGCCATCTTGTCAATTGCCTATGACAACGTTCATTACAGCAACGATCCAGAACGATGGAACATGCGCGTGGTGATGGGGGTCGCGACAATCCTGGGCCTTGTCGGAGTCGTCTCAGCCTTTGGCTTGTTTTATCTCGGAGAGCGCGTCTTTCAGCTGGATCGCTCTCATCTCCAGACTCTGATGTATCTGAAGCTCTCTGTGGCCGGTCATCTGACGATCTTCCTCACACGCACCCGCGGACCCTTCTGGTCGATCCGTCCCGCACGGGTTCTGCTGTGGGCAGTCTGCGGCACACAGCTGGTGGCGACGTTGATCGCGGTGTATGGATGGTTCATGACCCCCCTCGGCTGGGGCTGGGCCCTGCTGGTGTGGGGCTATGCCCTTGCCTGGTTCCTCGTCAACGACCGCTTGAAATTACTCACCTATCGGATCCTGATCCCACAGCCCCATCACCAGCGGCCAGGAGGCCTCAACCCAGCCGATTCAAGCCGGCAGATGCATGCCTAAAGCAGACTCGCCAGGGCTGCCTATGGGGCCATGTTCAACCACACGAGCACAGCCCACGCACCCAGGTCGATCATCCCCGCAGATCACCAATGGTTCAGACGGCTTGCCGTAGCCACCACAATTCATCCAAAGCTCAAGGAGATGATTGAGCAACAGAATTAGGACTGCTCTGGGCAACACGCCGTTGAGAACGGCACATGGTGATCAGCTCGGAGCCATCAGCCTGGAGCGCCCTGCAGGGATCCGCTCGCCCCGCTGGCACTCCAGCCCTGGGGCAACCCGGGGGCTTCGCCGCTGAGCCACACCTGCCGGGGACCAGCCGCGCTCAACTGCCGCTGCTGGCGGCGGCTGGGACGGAAGCCCAGCCACACCCCCGCCACCGGTTCGCCGCCGGCCGGGCCCTGATGGCTCCAGGCCTCGAGCGACTGGGGATCCGGCAGCAGCCACCAGCGGTGGCGGCCGATGCCGAGGGCCAGGGCCTGGCTGTCGCCGCTGAGGGGAGCCAGGCTGAGGCCGGGGCTCTCCAGGCGCTGACCCGGCTGCAGGCTGTTCTGGCCGGCGCTGCTGGAGACCAGCAGGGAGGTCTGGCCGCTCCAGCAGGCCGGATCGTCCGGGGCGACCGGATCCAGCAGGGTGATCCAGTCGTAGCGCTCCATGCCCAGGCCGCTCGCGAGCTTGCGGGCATCGGAGCAGCTGAGGCCATCGGCCTTGCCACTGACCAGGGCGCCGCGGCCCCGGTGGCGGGCCACCAGCAGATCGCCACTCCAGCGGTGCACCAGCAGCAGCGCATCGCCGCCGAGCAGGGCGAGATGCACCGCCAGCACCAGGGCCAGCCCCGCCGCCCCCAGCCGCCGCGGCCAGGCCCCCGCGCCCGGCAACAACCAGGGCAGCAGCGAGAGGCCGAAGAGCAGCACCAGCGCCGGGAGCGGACGACCCAGCTGCCACTGGGCCATCGGCAGGGCCGCGATGGCGCGGGTGATGGCCAGCAGCAGGCCGCTCAGTGGCAGAAGCGGCCAGGCCAGCAACGGCACCAGGGGCGGCAGCAGCACCGCCGAGAGGGCCAGGGCCATCGCGCCGAGGGTGAGCGGGCTGAGCAGGGGGGCCACCAGCAGGTTGGCCGGCACGGCGTACAACGGCACGATGCCGAAGTGGTGCAACTGCAGCGGCAGGGTCCAGAGCGAGGCGGCCACGGGCACCGCCAGCCCCGCCGCCGCCCAGGCCGGCAGACGCCCGGCCAGGGCCGTCTCCAGGGGGCGGGCGGTGAGGATCAGTCCGGCGGTGGCCGCCACCGAGAGCTGGAACCCCACGTCCTGCAGCCACCAGGGCTGCACCAGCAGCATCAGCAGCACGCTCAGCAGCAGCACCCCCAGGGGCCGGCTGCGGCCGCCGCTCTCCAGCACCGCAAAGGCCACCCCACCCATCAGCACCGCCCGCACCACCGAGGGCTGGGGGCCCGCCAGCAGCAGGAACAGCAGCATGGCCCCAAGGGCCAGGGCGCAGCGGGGGGGCCTCGGCAGCCGCCGTCCGAGAGCCATCACGGCGCCGAGCAGCACCGAGAGGTGGAAGCCGGAGGCCGCCAGGGCATGGGAGAGCCCGGCGGCGCGGAAGCTGGCGGCCACATCCGCCGGCAGAGGCACCACGGCGCTGCCCAGCCCGAGGGCCGCCAGAATCCCTCCCCGGCGTTCGCCGCCCTGCCGGATCAGGGTGGCGGCCATGCGGCGGCGCAGGTCGGCGATGGGGGTGGCCGGGCGCGCCAGCACCTTCAGATCCGTGCTGGCCCCCAGGCGCAGCTGGCTCCAGATGCCGCGGCGGGCCAGGCGCTCCGCCGGACCGCTCAGCAGCGGATGGGGCCCTGAGGCCGGCCGCCGCAGAATTCCATGGGCCTCCACCAGCCAGCCCTGACGCAGGGGCGGGCAGGGCTGGAGCTGCAGCTCGGTGCTGCCGCCCGCCAGCCGCAGCGGCACCGAGCAGCCCGCCGAATCGCCGCGCAGGCGGGGATCACTGCTGAGCTGGCCACGCAGCACCAGCTCACGGCCGTCCAGGCCCTGCAACAGCTGAACGGGATCGGCGGGACCAGGATGGGGCTGACGCCAGAGCGCCCAGAGCAGCAGCGACGGGGCGATCACCAGCAGGGCCAGCGCCGGCAGCGGCCGTGCCCCCAGCCGCCGCGCCCGCCACCAGCCGGCGGCGCCCAGCAGGAGCAGGAGGGCCAGCCGGGGTGCGGCGGCCAGGGGCACGGTGCCCAGGGCCAGCCCCGCGAGGGCGAGCGACACCACCAGAAAGGGCATGGGACCAACACCAGCCCCGCAAGGGTTCCCAGCCCAGGGGCCTCCGGTCGTCAGCCGGGCAGGCTGAGCATCAGTTCACAGAGCTGGCGGCTGGGCAGCTCCTGACCCAGCAGCGGAGCCACCAGGACCGCCAGGGGCCGCAGCCGGCAGGGCCAGATCGCCCGCTCCGTGAGCCGGCCCGCCTGGAAGCTCCCGGCGATCAGCACCACCGCCAGCAGGCTGCGTTTCATCGGAGTGCCCTCAGGCCAGAGCCGGTTCCGCTGCCAGGGCGCGGCGCTGGTCGTCGTTCAGCAGGGGGAAGCCCAGGGCGCGGCGCTCCTGCAGCCAGGCCTCGGCCACCTGGCGCGCCAGGTGACGGATGCGGCCGATGGTGGCGGTGCGCTCCGTGACCGAGATCACGCCGCGGGCCTCCAGCAGGTTGAAGGTGTGGCTGCACTTGAGCACGTAATCAAGGGCCGGGGCGGGCAGGCCCGCCGCCACCAGGTCGCCGGCTTCCGCCTCGTAGAGGGCGAACAGCTGCTGCAGGCGCTCGGGGTTGGAGGCCTCGAAGTTGTAGGTGCACTGGCCCTTCTCGGAGGCCAGCCAGAGATCGCCGTAGCTGCGCTGGCCGTTCCAGCTCAGATCCCAGATGCTCTCCACGTCCTGGAGGTACATGGCGAGACGCTCGAGTCCATAGGTGATCTCGATCGACACCGGCCGGCAGTCGAGGCCACCGCACTGCTGGAAATAGGTGAACTGGGTGACCTCCATGCCATCGAGCCACACCTCCCAGCCCACGCCCCAGGCGCCGAGGGTGGGCGACTCCCAGTTGTCCTCCACGAAGCGGATGTCGTGCTCGCGCTGGCGGATGCCGAGGGCCTCGAGCGAGGCCAGATAGGTCTCCTGG from Synechococcus sp. CBW1107 encodes the following:
- a CDS encoding plasma-membrane proton-efflux P-type ATPase, yielding MLDDLDTQQLQDKLKSSPDGLSQGEALRRLKQYGSNELAEKKTNQILKFLTYFWGPIPWMIEAAVVLSALAQHWPDFAIILLLLLANAGIGFWEEHQAGNAIAALKAKLAIKAQVKRDGQWTSVESRELVPGDVIHVRLGDIVPADARLLDGEPLQVDQSALTGESLPATRRCGEAVFSGSIIRRGEIDAMVYATGANTYFGKTAELVQAAHSVSHFQQAVLKIGNVLILLALALVTVIIAVAVLRGDPLLTTLQFALVLTVAAIPVAMPTVLSVTMAVGARQLTMRGAIVTRLAAIEELAGVDVLCSDKTGTLTKNALTLGDPFSVDSSAVASGPDLVIFTAALASRADNKDPIDRAVLDGLSEGQSLEDYQVVHFQSFDPVHKRTEATVRGLDGVAFKVSKGAPQVILALSANAAQVKTAVERAINGFAARGFRSLGVARTDAEDQWQFLGVLPLFDPPREEAKATIATALQMGVKTKMVTGDQLPIAQETAENLGMGSLILDASVFGTTTTQPSEQLAQSIEKADGFAQVFPEHKFQIVDVLQRHGHIVGMTGDGVNDAPALKKADCGIAVADATDAARGAASIVLMTPGLSVIVEAIKTSRKIFQRMNSYAIYRIAETLRVLFFMTLSILAFNFYPVTAVMIVMLALLNDGAILSIAYDNVHYSNDPERWNMRVVMGVATILGLVGVVSAFGLFYLGERVFQLDRSHLQTLMYLKLSVAGHLTIFLTRTRGPFWSIRPARVLLWAVCGTQLVATLIAVYGWFMTPLGWGWALLVWGYALAWFLVNDRLKLLTYRILIPQPHHQRPGGLNPADSSRQMHA
- a CDS encoding ComEC/Rec2 family competence protein produces the protein MPFLVVSLALAGLALGTVPLAAAPRLALLLLLGAAGWWRARRLGARPLPALALLVIAPSLLLWALWRQPHPGPADPVQLLQGLDGRELVLRGQLSSDPRLRGDSAGCSVPLRLAGGSTELQLQPCPPLRQGWLVEAHGILRRPASGPHPLLSGPAERLARRGIWSQLRLGASTDLKVLARPATPIADLRRRMAATLIRQGGERRGGILAALGLGSAVVPLPADVAASFRAAGLSHALAASGFHLSVLLGAVMALGRRLPRPPRCALALGAMLLFLLLAGPQPSVVRAVLMGGVAFAVLESGGRSRPLGVLLLSVLLMLLVQPWWLQDVGFQLSVAATAGLILTARPLETALAGRLPAWAAAGLAVPVAASLWTLPLQLHHFGIVPLYAVPANLLVAPLLSPLTLGAMALALSAVLLPPLVPLLAWPLLPLSGLLLAITRAIAALPMAQWQLGRPLPALVLLFGLSLLPWLLPGAGAWPRRLGAAGLALVLAVHLALLGGDALLLVHRWSGDLLVARHRGRGALVSGKADGLSCSDARKLASGLGMERYDWITLLDPVAPDDPACWSGQTSLLVSSSAGQNSLQPGQRLESPGLSLAPLSGDSQALALGIGRHRWWLLPDPQSLEAWSHQGPAGGEPVAGVWLGFRPSRRQQRQLSAAGPRQVWLSGEAPGLPQGWSASGASGSLQGAPG
- the glyQ gene encoding glycine--tRNA ligase subunit alpha produces the protein MHFQDIISTLNRFWADQGCLLLQPYDTEKGAGTMSPHTVLRAIGPEPWAVAYPEPCRRPTDGRYGDNPNRAQHYFQYQVLIKPSPDGIQETYLASLEALGIRQREHDIRFVEDNWESPTLGAWGVGWEVWLDGMEVTQFTYFQQCGGLDCRPVSIEITYGLERLAMYLQDVESIWDLSWNGQRSYGDLWLASEKGQCTYNFEASNPERLQQLFALYEAEAGDLVAAGLPAPALDYVLKCSHTFNLLEARGVISVTERTATIGRIRHLARQVAEAWLQERRALGFPLLNDDQRRALAAEPALA